The Syntrophorhabdales bacterium genome has a window encoding:
- a CDS encoding HDOD domain-containing protein, protein MAKADFDGTAFIEALDEKHALPSPSPVVMALIELAANDESSIGQLADLIMKDPALTARILKLANSAFFRSRYPAATVLKAVTRIGVHQTRLFALSVSLKDAFPLRRGSPLDYSRFWRLCLYQGLLARALAGALKTGDPEEAFTAGLTLEVGLLALVRACADDATVFLDYPLPSLLAKEEELYGVHHRQIGEALLRSWRFPERIVACQKSFTFRENLANLSDLARICAIAGELSAFICERQTDVEQLFFTIE, encoded by the coding sequence CATCGAAGCACTCGACGAGAAGCATGCCCTGCCCTCGCCCTCGCCCGTGGTCATGGCGCTTATTGAGCTGGCTGCAAACGACGAGAGCTCAATAGGACAGCTGGCCGATCTGATCATGAAGGATCCTGCGCTTACCGCGCGCATTCTGAAGCTCGCTAACAGCGCCTTCTTCCGGTCCCGCTATCCGGCGGCAACCGTACTGAAAGCTGTAACAAGAATAGGCGTGCACCAGACGCGCCTCTTCGCTCTTTCAGTCTCCCTCAAGGATGCTTTTCCGTTGAGGCGAGGAAGCCCTCTCGATTACAGCCGGTTCTGGCGTCTCTGCCTGTATCAGGGGCTTCTCGCAAGGGCTCTCGCCGGCGCACTGAAGACAGGCGATCCTGAGGAGGCCTTCACGGCAGGGCTCACCCTCGAGGTAGGACTCCTGGCCCTGGTCAGGGCGTGCGCTGACGACGCTACGGTGTTTCTCGATTACCCGCTGCCATCGCTGCTCGCGAAGGAAGAGGAACTTTATGGCGTGCACCACCGACAGATCGGCGAGGCCCTTCTCAGATCGTGGCGTTTCCCTGAACGGATTGTTGCCTGCCAGAAATCCTTCACCTTCAGAGAAAACCTGGCAAATCTCTCCGACCTGGCGCGGATTTGCGCAATCGCCGGAGAACTGTCCGCCTTCATCTGCGAGAGGCAAACAGATGTGGAGCAGCTCTTCTTCACTATCGAG